In a single window of the Pseudomonas sp. B21-015 genome:
- a CDS encoding DUF4917 family protein, with translation MTDFQDVDAQLEDWNALRTTASFGGLLVGNGASRAVWDDFGYDSLFENARTVEEKPLSQSELSVFDAMQTRSFEQVLSALKTTSRVNKALAVSSAAPRNRYYAIKEALINTVHAIHIPWRLVKASTLVTINQELGSYRTVFTTNYDLLNYWAIQHRPDVITDLFQGTEPRFDLSLTATDKTRLLYLHGGLHLVRNQDGTARKLMSTEGTLLGSFAINNTIKTLDDVPLFVNEGPVQDKLKTIRSSDYLSFCYDQLLGHADGLCIFGHALGEQDSHIIHALRQAKPKTVAISIYPRSKAFIQHQKRHYAKVFEGTGVELRFFDSKTHALGSPKLSVPVEA, from the coding sequence ATGACCGATTTCCAGGATGTCGATGCCCAACTTGAAGACTGGAACGCCTTGCGCACCACCGCCTCGTTCGGCGGCTTGTTAGTGGGTAACGGCGCCAGCCGCGCAGTGTGGGACGACTTCGGCTACGACTCGCTGTTCGAAAACGCCCGCACTGTCGAAGAAAAGCCTCTGAGCCAATCCGAACTGAGCGTGTTCGACGCGATGCAGACGCGCAGTTTCGAGCAGGTTCTCAGCGCGCTGAAAACCACCAGCCGCGTGAACAAGGCATTGGCCGTCAGCTCTGCCGCACCGCGTAATCGCTATTACGCGATCAAGGAAGCGCTGATCAACACCGTGCATGCAATACACATCCCGTGGCGGTTGGTGAAGGCTTCGACGCTGGTGACGATCAACCAGGAACTGGGCAGCTATCGGACGGTGTTCACCACCAATTACGACCTGCTCAACTATTGGGCGATTCAGCACCGGCCGGACGTCATTACCGATCTGTTCCAGGGCACCGAGCCACGTTTTGATCTGAGCCTCACCGCAACGGACAAAACCCGGCTGCTGTACCTGCACGGCGGTCTGCATCTGGTGCGCAATCAGGACGGCACGGCGCGCAAACTGATGTCGACCGAGGGCACGTTGCTCGGCAGTTTCGCGATCAACAATACGATCAAGACCCTCGACGACGTGCCGCTGTTCGTCAACGAAGGCCCGGTTCAAGACAAGCTCAAGACCATTCGCAGCTCGGATTACCTGTCGTTCTGCTACGACCAATTACTCGGCCATGCCGACGGGTTGTGTATCTTCGGGCATGCCCTTGGCGAGCAGGACAGTCACATCATTCATGCGTTGCGCCAGGCGAAGCCGAAGACAGTGGCGATCTCGATTTATCCACGCAGCAAGGCGTTCATCCAGCATCAGAAGCGGCATTACGCGAAGGTGTTTGAGGGGACGGGTGTGGAGTTGCGGTTTTTTGATTCGAAGACGCATGCACTCGGTAGTCCGAAATTATCCGTTCCGGTCGAAGCTTAG
- a CDS encoding DJ-1/PfpI family protein: MAAKKILMLVGDYVEDYEVMVPFQALLMVGHTVHAVCPDKTAGQTVRTAIHDFEGDQTYSEKPGHLFALNFDFAKVDAADYDALLVPGGRAPEYLRLNEKVLDLVRAFDKAGKPIAAVCHGAQLLAAAGILEGRECSAYPACAPEVRLAGGTYIDIPVTEGHVQGNLATAPAWPAHPSWLAGFLGLLGTKITL; encoded by the coding sequence ATGGCGGCTAAAAAAATTCTGATGCTGGTCGGCGATTACGTCGAAGACTACGAAGTGATGGTGCCCTTCCAGGCGCTGCTGATGGTCGGCCACACGGTACACGCCGTTTGCCCGGACAAAACCGCCGGTCAGACCGTGCGCACAGCGATCCATGACTTCGAAGGCGACCAGACCTACAGCGAGAAACCCGGTCACCTGTTTGCCTTGAACTTCGATTTCGCCAAAGTCGACGCCGCGGACTACGACGCGCTGTTGGTGCCGGGCGGTCGTGCACCGGAGTACCTGCGCCTGAACGAAAAAGTCCTGGACCTGGTGCGAGCGTTCGACAAGGCCGGCAAACCGATCGCCGCCGTGTGTCACGGCGCGCAATTGCTCGCCGCCGCAGGCATTCTTGAAGGTCGCGAGTGCAGCGCCTACCCGGCCTGTGCCCCGGAAGTGCGCCTGGCTGGTGGCACGTACATCGATATCCCAGTGACGGAAGGCCACGTTCAAGGCAATCTGGCCACTGCTCCGGCCTGGCCGGCGCACCCGAGCTGGCTGGCCGGTTTCCTCGGGTTGCTGGGTACCAAAATCACGCTGTAA
- the yiaY gene encoding L-threonine dehydrogenase, with translation MSSTFFIPAVNIMGSGCLDEAMDAIGKYGFRKALIVTDIGLAEAGVAKMIAGKLALQDIDSVIFDGAKPNPSIANVERGLGLLKESRCDFVVSLGGGSPHDCAKGIALCATNGGTIRDYEGVDQSTKPQLPLIAINTTAGTASEMTRFCIITDESRHVKMAIVDRNVTPLLSVNDPALMVAMPKGLTAATGMDALTHAIEAYVSTAANPITDACALKAITLISHNLRLAVQDGSDMIARENMAYAQFLAGMAFNNASLGYVHAMAHQLGGFYDLPHGVCNAVLLPHVQSFNALVCADRLTDVARAMGADIRGFRPEEGAQAAIAAIRGLARDVDIPAGLRELGARLNDIPVLASNALKDACGLTNPRPADQRQIEEIFRSAF, from the coding sequence ATGAGTAGTACGTTTTTCATCCCTGCCGTGAACATCATGGGCTCCGGTTGCCTCGACGAAGCCATGGACGCCATTGGGAAGTATGGTTTTCGCAAGGCGTTGATCGTCACCGACATCGGGCTGGCCGAGGCGGGCGTGGCGAAGATGATTGCCGGGAAACTGGCGCTGCAGGACATCGATTCGGTGATCTTCGACGGTGCCAAGCCGAATCCGAGCATCGCCAACGTCGAGCGTGGCCTGGGCTTGCTCAAGGAAAGTCGCTGTGATTTCGTGGTGTCTCTGGGCGGCGGTTCGCCTCACGACTGCGCCAAGGGCATCGCCTTGTGTGCCACTAACGGCGGGACGATTCGTGACTACGAAGGTGTCGACCAGTCGACCAAACCCCAACTACCGCTGATCGCGATCAACACCACCGCCGGCACCGCCAGCGAGATGACCCGCTTTTGCATCATCACCGACGAATCCCGTCACGTTAAAATGGCCATTGTCGACCGCAACGTTACGCCGCTGCTATCAGTCAACGACCCGGCGCTGATGGTCGCCATGCCCAAGGGCCTGACCGCCGCCACCGGCATGGATGCACTGACCCACGCCATCGAAGCCTACGTTTCCACGGCGGCCAACCCGATTACCGATGCCTGTGCGCTGAAAGCCATCACGTTGATCAGCCATAATCTGCGCCTGGCCGTACAGGACGGCAGTGACATGATCGCGCGGGAAAACATGGCTTACGCGCAGTTCCTCGCCGGGATGGCGTTCAACAATGCGTCCCTGGGCTATGTCCATGCCATGGCGCACCAGTTGGGCGGGTTTTACGACTTGCCCCATGGCGTGTGCAACGCGGTGCTGCTGCCTCATGTGCAAAGCTTCAATGCGTTGGTGTGTGCCGATCGTCTGACCGATGTGGCCCGGGCAATGGGCGCCGACATTCGTGGGTTCCGCCCGGAAGAGGGTGCGCAAGCAGCGATCGCGGCCATTCGCGGCCTGGCCAGGGATGTGGACATTCCCGCCGGTTTGCGTGAACTCGGTGCCAGGCTCAACGACATCCCGGTTCTCGCCAGCAATGCCCTGAAAGATGCCTGCGGACTGACCAATCCACGGCCGGCGGATCAGCGGCAGATCGAGGAGATTTTCCGCAGCGCGTTCTAA
- the tam gene encoding trans-aconitate 2-methyltransferase, producing MSWSAKQYVAFEDERTRPARDLLAAIPAVDVRSAIDIGCGPGNSTELLVQRFPNAAVRGVDSSPDMIEAARERLPHLRFDTADIDTWNETGPFDVIFANAVLQWLSDHARLLPSLVARLAPGGSLAIQMPDNLNEPSHRLMREVAANGPWADKLARAAGLRTEMEDAGGYYSMLRAHCTRVDVWRTTYYHPLADGASGVVEWFKGSGLRPFLEPLDDAQRAQYLKQYQTAIEQAYPALSDGSVLLPFPRLFMVATR from the coding sequence ATGAGTTGGTCCGCCAAACAATACGTAGCTTTTGAAGATGAGCGCACACGCCCGGCGCGTGACTTGCTGGCCGCCATTCCCGCGGTGGACGTTCGATCGGCAATCGACATTGGTTGTGGCCCCGGTAATTCCACCGAGTTGCTGGTGCAGCGCTTTCCCAATGCCGCGGTGCGAGGGGTGGACAGTTCGCCCGATATGATCGAGGCCGCTCGCGAGCGCTTGCCTCACCTGCGTTTCGACACTGCTGACATTGATACCTGGAACGAGACCGGCCCGTTCGACGTGATTTTCGCCAACGCGGTGTTGCAGTGGCTGTCCGATCACGCCCGGTTGTTGCCTTCATTGGTGGCCAGGCTCGCGCCCGGCGGTAGCCTGGCGATCCAGATGCCCGACAACCTCAACGAACCGTCACACCGGTTGATGCGCGAGGTCGCCGCGAACGGCCCTTGGGCTGACAAACTGGCAAGGGCCGCTGGCCTGCGAACGGAAATGGAGGATGCTGGCGGCTACTACTCGATGCTGCGTGCCCACTGCACTCGGGTCGATGTATGGCGCACCACTTACTATCACCCGCTCGCGGACGGCGCATCGGGCGTGGTCGAGTGGTTCAAGGGCTCCGGTTTGCGGCCTTTTCTCGAACCGCTGGATGACGCGCAGCGGGCGCAGTATCTCAAGCAGTATCAGACGGCGATCGAGCAGGCTTATCCAGCGCTGAGCGATGGCTCGGTGCTGCTGCCGTTTCCGCGGTTGTTCATGGTGGCGACGCGCTGA
- a CDS encoding inclusion body family protein, whose protein sequence is MSRVTDVLVSIDTETILKNYPNISKNPAAPTMIDVNHVYMVTNQNNVVSGQAGGELNLKAQVGDLIRWREASLSLGFEQAVIFYKFVGNAGNELISTPTPRKATASFAVPNTSNPSVPSCQKVDNHYWSSETLACGSVTYHFQFLIVNRDCQIIGCCTWDPFITIRN, encoded by the coding sequence ATGTCTCGAGTCACGGATGTACTTGTTTCGATCGACACTGAAACCATTCTGAAAAACTACCCGAACATCAGCAAAAATCCTGCTGCACCGACGATGATCGACGTCAATCATGTGTACATGGTGACCAATCAGAACAACGTGGTAAGTGGCCAGGCCGGTGGCGAGCTCAACTTGAAAGCCCAGGTAGGCGATTTGATTCGCTGGCGTGAAGCCAGCCTGTCGCTGGGCTTCGAGCAAGCGGTGATTTTCTACAAGTTCGTCGGTAACGCAGGCAACGAGTTGATCTCTACGCCCACGCCACGCAAGGCTACCGCCTCCTTTGCAGTCCCTAACACCAGCAATCCGTCGGTGCCCAGCTGCCAGAAGGTCGATAACCATTACTGGTCTTCGGAAACCCTTGCCTGCGGCAGCGTGACCTATCACTTCCAGTTTCTGATCGTGAATCGCGACTGCCAGATCATCGGCTGCTGCACATGGGATCCGTTCATTACCATCCGTAACTGA
- a CDS encoding ribbon-helix-helix domain-containing protein, whose translation MCELYVKADPILYESRSRSLRICGVVTTLRLENQFWDILSEIAEVDGMTTNQLIAKLYEEVMDYRGEVVNFASFLRVSCMRYLSQRRVQAPELSVVRAVVK comes from the coding sequence ATGTGCGAGCTCTATGTCAAAGCCGATCCGATACTCTACGAATCGCGCTCCCGCTCGCTGCGCATCTGCGGGGTGGTGACCACCCTGCGGCTGGAGAATCAGTTCTGGGACATTCTCAGCGAAATCGCCGAGGTCGACGGTATGACGACCAATCAGTTGATCGCCAAGTTGTATGAAGAGGTGATGGACTACCGCGGCGAAGTGGTGAATTTCGCCTCGTTCTTGCGGGTCAGTTGCATGCGCTATTTGAGCCAGCGTCGGGTGCAGGCACCTGAGTTGTCGGTGGTGCGGGCGGTGGTGAAATAG
- a CDS encoding LysE family translocator, protein MTPSLLMAVLASGFIYGITPGPGVLAVFGIGAARGRRAGAGFLCGHLLGDVVWCSTALIAIVGAREIGSAAFDVLGVLSGLYLFWLGLRAVRARRASTESPQGPARQPFWHGIVFGLTNPKAYPVAVATFTALLSSRAELLHWSMLPWLIILSFVGGLMAYAILIGIVGAQQVRTLYQRHELAITRLCGLMFIGFAINALVHALPGLVTNKA, encoded by the coding sequence ATGACCCCATCGCTGCTAATGGCCGTTCTCGCCTCGGGCTTCATTTATGGCATCACGCCGGGGCCGGGGGTGCTGGCGGTGTTCGGCATCGGCGCGGCACGCGGGCGGCGGGCCGGAGCGGGGTTTCTGTGCGGGCATTTGCTGGGCGATGTGGTCTGGTGCAGCACTGCGCTGATCGCAATTGTCGGCGCGCGGGAAATCGGCAGCGCCGCGTTCGATGTGCTGGGTGTGCTCAGCGGGCTCTACCTGTTCTGGCTTGGCCTGCGCGCGGTTCGCGCTCGCCGCGCCAGTACCGAGTCTCCTCAAGGCCCGGCGCGGCAGCCGTTCTGGCACGGCATTGTGTTCGGCCTGACCAACCCCAAGGCCTATCCGGTGGCGGTGGCGACCTTTACTGCGCTGCTGTCCAGCCGTGCAGAATTGCTGCATTGGTCAATGCTGCCATGGCTGATCATCCTGAGCTTCGTCGGTGGCCTTATGGCCTACGCTATTCTCATCGGTATTGTCGGTGCGCAACAGGTGCGCACCTTGTATCAGCGCCATGAACTGGCGATCACCCGGTTGTGCGGGCTGATGTTCATCGGTTTCGCCATCAATGCCCTGGTACACGCGCTGCCGGGGCTGGTGACGAACAAGGCTTGA
- a CDS encoding inclusion body family protein, whose product MSRVTDVLVSIDTETILKNYPNISKNPHTPTTIDFRHVYMVTNQNNVVSGQAGGELDLKAQVGDLIRWREASLSLGFEQAVIFYKFIGNVGNELISTPTPRKATASFAVPNTSNPSVPSCQKVDNHYWSSETLACGRVTYHFNFLIVDRDCQIIGCCAWDPFISIHN is encoded by the coding sequence ATGTCTCGAGTCACGGATGTACTTGTTTCCATCGACACTGAAACCATTCTGAAAAACTACCCGAACATCAGCAAAAATCCTCATACACCAACAACGATCGATTTCAGGCACGTTTATATGGTCACCAACCAGAACAACGTGGTCAGCGGCCAGGCCGGTGGTGAGCTGGACCTCAAGGCGCAGGTCGGCGATCTGATTCGCTGGCGTGAAGCCAGCCTGTCGCTGGGCTTCGAGCAAGCCGTGATTTTCTACAAGTTCATCGGTAACGTAGGCAACGAGTTGATCTCTACGCCCACGCCACGCAAGGCTACCGCCTCCTTTGCGGTACCCAACACCAGCAATCCGTCAGTGCCTAGTTGTCAGAAAGTCGACAACCATTACTGGTCCTCGGAAACCCTTGCGTGTGGTCGCGTGACCTACCACTTCAACTTCCTGATCGTGGATCGCGACTGCCAAATTATCGGCTGCTGTGCGTGGGACCCGTTCATTTCCATCCATAACTGA
- a CDS encoding inclusion body family protein: MTSEPITSPSADAVIASSVLLIVDAESLLSRYPQPSLEAQNPTVIEDGFIFSVSSSTTKKNTENDSKITLTASNGKVFHIRGRTVSLLAEHTVVFHNLTVDDAGVLSPPKLIVHSDQAVPAPDPANPTQPGSHKADDHYWECSQLTTGVATCELSFMLINQRCEAVGYFSWKTEVTLSA, encoded by the coding sequence ATGACTTCCGAACCGATCACCTCCCCTTCGGCGGACGCCGTGATAGCCAGTAGTGTGCTGCTGATCGTCGATGCCGAATCGTTGCTTTCACGCTATCCACAACCCAGCCTTGAAGCGCAAAACCCGACTGTGATTGAAGACGGCTTCATCTTCTCCGTGAGTAGTAGCACGACGAAAAAAAATACTGAAAATGACAGTAAAATAACGCTGACAGCCAGCAATGGAAAGGTCTTCCATATTCGCGGCAGGACCGTCAGCCTGTTGGCCGAACATACGGTGGTATTTCACAACCTGACGGTGGACGATGCCGGGGTCCTTTCGCCGCCCAAACTGATCGTCCACAGCGACCAGGCAGTCCCCGCACCCGACCCCGCCAATCCGACCCAACCGGGTAGCCATAAGGCCGACGATCATTATTGGGAGTGCTCGCAACTGACCACGGGCGTGGCCACCTGCGAACTGAGCTTCATGCTGATCAACCAGCGCTGTGAAGCGGTGGGATACTTCAGCTGGAAAACTGAAGTGACGCTGTCGGCGTGA
- a CDS encoding sensor domain-containing diguanylate cyclase, with protein sequence METRNSAPLASYIDLLLDAVCAVDKQGRFVFVSAACERIFGYTPDELIGQPMIDLVHPADRQRTLDAAREIMGGEPKLNFENRYLRKDGRVAHILWSARWSEVDQLRIAVAHDITERKQAESRQAALYAISEAAHAAEDLLALFKRIHSIIGEWLPALNFSVALYDEHCAQLNFPYHVDDRESQPEQPGTVTGRLCAEVIRSGQPILLTPDQDNLPEGFAALVAGQDSPCWLGVPLSSQNGTIGALIVKSIPGGERYTEQDKELLQYVCAQVATAIERKQLHTRLQRMAQYDQLTQLPNRELLRERLKASLAQARADSGRMALLYVDLDRFKQVNDTLGHAVGDMLLQAVANRLKGCVRETDTVARIGGDEFVVLLHSLHAAEDAENVAGKIRQVLVQPLRLDGHNLNIQPSIGVARYPEHGTEENQLFRHADEAMYAAKRQHHLRLGA encoded by the coding sequence ATGGAAACCAGAAATTCCGCGCCACTGGCGAGCTACATCGACCTCTTGCTGGACGCCGTCTGTGCGGTGGACAAACAAGGCCGCTTCGTATTTGTCAGCGCGGCCTGCGAGCGCATTTTCGGTTACACCCCCGACGAGCTGATCGGCCAGCCAATGATCGATCTGGTCCATCCCGCCGACCGACAGCGCACCCTCGACGCCGCTCGGGAGATCATGGGGGGCGAGCCCAAGCTCAACTTTGAAAATCGTTACCTGCGCAAGGATGGCCGGGTGGCACACATTCTCTGGTCGGCACGCTGGTCGGAGGTCGACCAATTGCGCATCGCCGTGGCCCACGACATCACCGAGCGCAAACAGGCCGAGTCCCGGCAAGCGGCGCTGTATGCGATCTCCGAAGCGGCCCACGCGGCCGAAGATTTGCTGGCGCTGTTCAAACGCATCCATTCGATCATCGGCGAATGGCTCCCGGCGTTGAATTTCTCCGTGGCGCTGTATGACGAGCACTGTGCACAGCTGAATTTTCCCTATCACGTCGACGACCGTGAGTCGCAACCCGAACAGCCCGGGACTGTTACCGGGCGTCTGTGTGCCGAAGTGATTCGCAGTGGCCAGCCGATCCTGCTGACCCCGGATCAGGACAATCTGCCGGAGGGCTTTGCGGCGCTGGTCGCGGGCCAGGATTCGCCCTGCTGGCTGGGCGTGCCATTGAGTTCGCAGAACGGCACCATCGGCGCGCTGATCGTCAAAAGCATACCGGGCGGTGAGCGCTACACCGAGCAAGACAAAGAGCTGCTGCAGTATGTCTGCGCCCAGGTCGCAACCGCGATCGAGCGCAAGCAATTGCATACCCGGCTCCAGCGCATGGCCCAGTACGACCAACTGACCCAGTTGCCCAATCGCGAATTGCTGCGCGAACGCCTTAAAGCCTCGCTGGCGCAGGCCCGGGCAGACTCCGGTCGAATGGCGTTGCTCTACGTCGACCTGGACCGCTTCAAGCAAGTCAACGACACCCTCGGTCATGCGGTCGGCGATATGCTGCTGCAAGCGGTCGCCAATCGGCTCAAGGGGTGCGTGCGAGAAACCGACACGGTAGCGCGCATCGGCGGTGATGAGTTTGTCGTGTTGTTGCACAGCCTCCACGCCGCGGAAGACGCCGAGAATGTGGCGGGAAAAATCCGCCAGGTGCTGGTTCAGCCCCTGCGCCTGGACGGGCATAACCTGAACATCCAGCCGAGCATCGGCGTCGCGCGATACCCCGAGCATGGCACCGAAGAAAATCAGCTGTTCAGGCATGCCGACGAGGCGATGTACGCCGCCAAGCGCCAGCATCATCTGCGTCTCGGGGCCTGA
- a CDS encoding YegP family protein gives MSGWYEVSKTSNGQFKFVLKAANAETILVSELYTTRGAADSGIASVQANSPLDERYEKKNTKDGHPYFNLKAANHQVIGSSESYSSDAARDKGIASVKANGPTTVIKDKTLPVL, from the coding sequence ATGTCTGGATGGTACGAAGTGAGCAAAACCAGCAACGGTCAATTCAAGTTTGTATTGAAAGCGGCCAACGCCGAAACCATTCTGGTCAGCGAGCTGTACACCACGCGCGGTGCGGCCGACAGCGGTATCGCCTCGGTTCAGGCCAACAGCCCGCTGGACGAACGCTACGAGAAAAAAAACACCAAGGACGGTCATCCTTACTTCAACCTCAAGGCTGCCAACCATCAGGTCATCGGCAGCAGCGAGTCCTACTCCTCCGATGCAGCGAGGGATAAAGGCATCGCCAGCGTCAAGGCCAACGGCCCGACCACGGTGATCAAGGACAAGACCTTGCCGGTGCTCTGA
- a CDS encoding TonB-dependent siderophore receptor: MRRTLLSICVLQAFSPSTWAEQAATEKTSLELQATDIIGTTDYETAQGPVKGYHATRSASATRTDTAIHETPQSISVVSKDVVEDIGATRLQDALDYAGGVGRANNFGGQGLTTFTVRGFTTGEFYRNGFPINRGYPNMPDANTIERLEVLRGPATMLYGRGDPGGTFNVVSKQPLAERTVTLGSQLDDQGMQRGTLDASGPLDEEGRLAYRLNVVGEGGDTFRDHVETERYGVTPVLSWQANDDTKVIFEGDFMRNNHPLDRGVTRYPNQIGTASRDTFFGEKDAGKLHNDNNMAQLRFEHLLSDDWTLGGGFQWLDGTLQGNAIEANGVAADGRTLGRNFSYRKLEWTDKDTQLNLTGHFSTGGFDHTLLTGVEYEDYDYKSIIQRSSGAVGAYSIDLFNPVYGQPRPALTRTPTNDKENLKTYAAFVQDQVALTERLKVLAGARFERFEHEYENFVPGGRSWAASDNAVTPRLGVIYDLTDTVAVYADAARSFKPNTGASRQGGGFEPEKGKSYEMGIKWEALDRQLSVDAAIYQIEKRNVLTTDPVDSTFSVAAGEVRSRGFDLNVAGNLTPEWRVIGGYAYVDAEVTKDNVIQSGTRLMNIPQNSFSLLNVYEFQDGTFKGLGLGVGGKYVDERAGQTANTAFSMGSYTVVDLLGFYKVNDQVRLNLDVKNLFDRDYEEGAFGNVYAYPGEPRTVQVGISYTL; the protein is encoded by the coding sequence ATGCGTCGTACTCTGCTTTCTATCTGTGTGCTTCAGGCGTTTTCTCCTTCTACATGGGCAGAGCAAGCCGCTACGGAAAAGACCAGTCTGGAGTTGCAAGCGACCGACATCATCGGTACGACGGACTATGAAACGGCACAAGGGCCGGTGAAGGGGTATCACGCAACGCGGTCGGCCAGTGCGACGCGAACCGACACTGCGATTCACGAGACGCCGCAGTCCATCAGTGTGGTGTCCAAGGATGTTGTAGAGGACATCGGTGCAACTCGTCTTCAGGACGCACTCGATTATGCTGGCGGAGTGGGGCGGGCCAACAATTTCGGTGGTCAGGGGCTGACCACTTTTACGGTGCGTGGATTTACCACCGGTGAGTTTTATCGCAACGGTTTTCCGATCAACCGTGGTTATCCGAACATGCCTGATGCCAACACCATCGAGCGGCTGGAGGTACTGCGCGGCCCAGCGACCATGCTCTATGGCCGGGGCGATCCTGGTGGCACGTTCAACGTGGTCTCCAAACAGCCGCTGGCAGAACGCACGGTAACGCTGGGCAGCCAACTGGACGACCAGGGTATGCAGCGCGGCACGCTGGATGCCTCTGGCCCGCTCGACGAAGAAGGTCGTCTGGCGTATCGCCTGAATGTGGTGGGCGAGGGCGGGGATACCTTCCGTGACCATGTCGAAACCGAACGTTATGGTGTGACACCGGTACTATCCTGGCAGGCCAACGACGACACCAAGGTGATTTTCGAGGGCGACTTCATGCGCAACAATCACCCGCTGGATCGCGGTGTGACGCGCTATCCGAATCAGATTGGCACAGCATCCCGTGACACCTTCTTCGGTGAAAAAGACGCGGGCAAATTACACAACGACAACAACATGGCGCAACTGCGGTTCGAGCACCTGCTAAGTGATGACTGGACATTGGGTGGTGGTTTTCAATGGCTCGATGGCACCTTGCAGGGCAACGCAATTGAAGCCAATGGTGTCGCCGCTGATGGGCGCACGCTGGGTCGTAACTTCAGCTACCGCAAGCTGGAATGGACGGACAAAGACACTCAACTGAACCTCACCGGGCATTTCTCCACGGGCGGCTTCGATCACACGCTGTTGACCGGTGTCGAGTACGAGGATTATGACTACAAGTCCATCATCCAGCGCTCCAGCGGAGCGGTCGGCGCCTATTCGATCGACCTCTTCAATCCGGTGTACGGCCAGCCTCGTCCAGCCCTGACCCGTACCCCGACCAACGACAAGGAAAACCTCAAGACATACGCGGCCTTCGTTCAGGATCAGGTAGCGTTGACCGAGCGTTTAAAAGTCTTGGCGGGTGCCCGTTTCGAGCGCTTTGAGCATGAATACGAAAACTTTGTACCGGGTGGCAGAAGCTGGGCTGCGAGCGACAACGCGGTGACGCCGCGTCTTGGGGTGATTTACGACCTGACCGATACTGTGGCGGTGTATGCCGATGCAGCACGCTCTTTCAAGCCCAATACGGGGGCCAGCCGTCAGGGCGGTGGCTTTGAGCCGGAAAAGGGCAAGTCTTATGAGATGGGTATCAAATGGGAAGCCCTGGATCGCCAGTTGAGCGTTGACGCGGCGATATACCAGATTGAAAAGCGCAACGTCCTCACCACCGACCCCGTGGACTCTACATTCAGCGTGGCGGCTGGCGAAGTACGCAGCCGTGGCTTTGATCTGAACGTGGCAGGCAATCTGACTCCAGAATGGCGGGTGATTGGCGGCTATGCCTATGTCGATGCCGAGGTCACCAAGGACAATGTGATCCAGTCGGGAACCCGGCTGATGAACATTCCGCAGAACAGCTTCAGCCTGCTCAACGTCTACGAGTTCCAGGATGGCACTTTCAAAGGGCTAGGCTTGGGTGTGGGGGGTAAATACGTCGATGAACGTGCGGGCCAGACCGCTAACACGGCGTTTTCGATGGGCAGCTACACAGTTGTCGATCTGCTTGGTTTCTACAAGGTCAATGACCAGGTCAGGCTTAATCTCGATGTGAAGAACCTGTTCGACCGTGACTATGAAGAAGGCGCCTTCGGCAATGTTTATGCCTACCCTGGTGAGCCAAGAACCGTTCAGGTCGGTATTTCTTACACGCTCTAG
- a CDS encoding stress protein, which produces MPTSKTPTPGSAIDRTKASEAGRKGGKTTTTTVDKDPAKGGMGRKGGQKSR; this is translated from the coding sequence ATGCCTACTTCAAAAACTCCGACCCCGGGTAGCGCCATCGATCGAACGAAGGCGTCTGAAGCCGGTCGCAAAGGTGGGAAAACTACCACCACGACTGTTGATAAAGACCCTGCCAAAGGCGGCATGGGCCGCAAAGGCGGTCAGAAATCTCGGTAA
- a CDS encoding DUF4142 domain-containing protein, which yields MSRMATRLRNASFAALLGLCAGSAFAQSPADFVNEASAKGMADIEASRLAHQKTESKAVKDYTIVVINDRTTANQHLAKIAKQLDLPVAPREEVVDKAKALIPEMKDDASFDQAYVDSQVKTTQEAIEQLQQQAQTTDVPQIKAFAEETLPKLQNHLQMARALQAGR from the coding sequence ATGAGCCGGATGGCCACCCGCTTACGCAATGCCAGTTTTGCCGCCTTACTGGGCCTGTGTGCCGGCAGTGCCTTTGCCCAGTCCCCCGCCGACTTCGTCAACGAGGCGTCGGCCAAAGGCATGGCCGATATCGAAGCCAGCCGCCTGGCGCATCAGAAAACCGAATCCAAAGCGGTCAAGGATTACACCATCGTGGTGATCAACGATCGCACCACCGCAAACCAGCATCTGGCGAAAATTGCCAAACAACTCGATTTACCGGTCGCGCCACGCGAAGAGGTGGTCGACAAGGCCAAAGCCTTGATACCGGAGATGAAGGACGACGCCTCTTTTGATCAGGCGTACGTCGACAGTCAGGTAAAAACCACCCAGGAAGCCATCGAGCAACTTCAACAACAGGCGCAGACCACGGATGTGCCGCAAATCAAAGCGTTCGCCGAAGAAACCCTGCCCAAACTGCAAAACCACCTGCAAATGGCCAGGGCTCTGCAAGCCGGTCGCTAG